DNA sequence from the Planococcus antarcticus DSM 14505 genome:
CCGTGGTAGACGGACGGATCGTCCTGATTCCGATGATTGAAATCGCGAAAGACCAGCTTGGTATTGGACCGAAACGTGGCAGCAAGACGAAAAAGAAGCCCAACAGGAGATCGACAAAGGGCAAACCAGTGGACCATTGGCGGTAGAAGATGCGCTTGCCTGGTTAGACGAAGAGGAATGAAGGTGACCGTTGCTTGTTTGAACTAGAAATCACGAATAAATTTAAGAAATCCTATAAAAAAGTTTCACAAAAATGAGCAAAAGGCCGTCAGTGAGGCCCTTAAGCTCTTGGCAGCTGCACCACCTTTTCAACCTTCTCTGAGAACCAAGCGTATTGAGGGGACGAAATCCATCTTTGAAGCCAGTGCTAATATGGATACTCGGATTTCGTGGGAATACAGCCAGACAGCTGAACAAACGCTAATTTTGCGCAATTGTGGTCACCACGACGATTTACTAAGAAACCCTTAAAAAACAAGAATCATGAAGAAAGCCCTCCAGCAATGGAGGCTTTTGAAGCTGGATAAAATCCAACAAAAAGCCATCCTAAGCAAAGGATGGCTTTTATCAGTTGCCTAGATACCGTTTTAATTCCATATAAAAATTTTCGCGTGTCCCCAGCAATACAACCAGAACCAGTTCGCCCTCTTCATTTTCTCGTAGGGCATAACACAGCTCATAATTGATGCCTCTGTGATGAAGGTCCAAGCAGGAATAGCCTTTTAAATCCCCTTTTTTCGCTTCGCCAATGGCCGGATCCTTACGGATGCTCGTAATGGCTTCGCCCATTTTCCGATAG
Encoded proteins:
- a CDS encoding type II toxin-antitoxin system RelE/ParE family toxin — translated: MMKKMSEDLLPVQLSKRAGKELKKIKKSDQVLYRKMGEAITSIRKDPAIGEAKKGDLKGYSCLDLHHRGINYELCYALRENEEGELVLVVLLGTRENFYMELKRYLGN